One window of Pyrus communis chromosome 12, drPyrComm1.1, whole genome shotgun sequence genomic DNA carries:
- the LOC137711146 gene encoding probable inactive shikimate kinase like 2, chloroplastic — MVASAISAMNSTMAFSFSQNPFNNFRNLCKPQWRRPISLTPTHLSFPTPTKTRRPLQTSTLVSSSSSVPAAVEDYEFVDASSEVELRLQLGGRNFESSRDIFVDADGTSLTIKVQHSGSLITLVETNRLFDKIKPSETIWYIDDDQLVVNLKKHDPELKWPDIMESWESLTAGSMQLLKGASIYIVGDSTEINQKVAQELAVGLGYTPLSTKEFMESFAKQTIESWLLAEGSDSVAEAESAVLQSLSSHVRAVVATLGGQHGAAGRADKWRHLYAGFTVWVSQTEATDEDSAKEEARSHIKDGRLAYSNADVVVKLQGWDAVHAKSVAQGCLSALKQLILSDKKLPSKKSLYIRLGCRGDWPNIKPPGWDPSAGDDVSLNGL; from the exons ATGGTGGCCTCTGCAATTTCCGCCATGAATTCCACCATGGCTTTCAGTTTCTCCCAAAACCCGTTCAACAACTTCCGGAACCTCTGCAAACCACAATGGAGGAGGCCTATCTCACTCACACCCACCCACCTTTCCTTCCCAACTCCGACCAAAACTCGGCGCCCTTTACAGACTTCCACTCtcgtctcctcctcctcctccgtccCCGCCGCCGTCGAGGACTACGAG TTTGTTGATGCTTCTTCTGAGGTGGAGCTGAGATTACAACTCGGGGGCCGAAATTTCGAAAGCTCGAGAGATATATTTGTGGATGCAGACGGCACCTCATTGACAATAAAAGTACAGCATTCTGGGTCTCTTATCACACTTGTGGAAACTAATCGTCTCTTTGATAAAATAAAGCCTTCTGAAACAATATG GTATATCGATGATGATCAGCTAGTCGTAAACTTGAAAAAGCACGATCCTGAATTGAAATGGCCTGATATTATGGAGTCCTGGGAGTCTCTGACAGCGGGATCCATGCAACTTTTGAAAGGAGCATCAATTTACATTGTTGGGGATTCAACTGAAATCAACCAAAAGGTGGCTCAAGAACTTGCAGTTGGTCTCGG ATATACACCACTCAGTACGAAGGAGTTTATGGAATCATTTGCGAAGCAGACCATTGAATCAT GGTTGCTTGCTGAAGGATCTGACTCTGTAGCAGAAGCAGAAAGTGCTGTATTACAAAGTTTAAGTAG TCATGTTCGGGCAGTAGTTGCAACATTAGGAGGGCAGCACGGAGCAGCAGGAAGGGCTGATAAATGGCGTCATCTTTATGCGGGTTTCACTGTCTGGGTGTCCCAAACTGAAGCTACAG ATGAAGATTCAGCAAAGGAAGAGGCTAGGAGTCATATTAAAGATGGCAGACTAGCTTACTCAAACGCCGATGTTGTTGTCAAACTACAAGGTTGGGATGCAGTTCATGCTAAAAGTGTGGCTCAGGGATGCTTGAGTGCCCTTAAACAATTAATTCTATCGGACAAGAAACTTCCAA